Proteins encoded within one genomic window of Mesobacillus subterraneus:
- a CDS encoding TetR/AcrR family transcriptional regulator, producing MKKNKPKYMQIIDAAVVIIAENGYHQAQVSKIAKQAGVADGTIYLYFKNKEDILISLFQEKMGYFVGSIEEKIAGKQTATEKLYMLVETHFKILSDDRHLAIVTQLELRQSNKDLRHKINEVLKGYLMLIDKIILEGIENGEFSSSLDLRLARQMIFGTVDETATSWVMNEQKYNLTDLAKAVHQLLINGCGYHGAKPVL from the coding sequence ATGAAGAAAAACAAGCCGAAATATATGCAAATAATTGACGCAGCAGTGGTCATTATCGCAGAAAACGGCTACCACCAGGCGCAAGTGTCTAAAATAGCAAAGCAGGCTGGAGTGGCTGATGGGACCATTTATTTGTATTTCAAGAATAAGGAAGACATACTGATTTCTCTGTTCCAGGAGAAAATGGGTTACTTCGTGGGAAGTATTGAAGAGAAAATTGCAGGAAAACAAACAGCAACAGAGAAATTATATATGTTGGTTGAAACGCATTTTAAAATTCTTTCTGATGACCGGCATCTTGCAATTGTAACCCAGCTGGAGCTAAGGCAGTCAAATAAGGATCTCCGGCATAAAATCAACGAGGTGCTTAAGGGCTACTTAATGCTGATCGACAAAATCATTTTGGAAGGCATAGAGAATGGAGAGTTTTCAAGCTCCCTGGATTTGCGTCTTGCAAGGCAGATGATTTTTGGTACAGTAGATGAAACTGCGACTTCATGGGTCATGAATGAACAGAAATACAATCTTACTGACCTGGCAAAAGCGGTACACCAGCTGCTGATCAACGGCTGCGGATACCATGGTGCCAAACCGGTCCTTTAA
- a CDS encoding enoyl-CoA hydratase, with protein sequence MEYLKWSKEDRVATITIARPPANALASGLLKEISGVLDEIEGNEEVRVVLIHGEGKFFSAGADIKEFTTIKTGEDFAKLAEYGQDLFERMEHFPKPIIAAIHGAALGGGLELAMACHFRLVAENAKLGLPELQLGLVPGFAGSQRLPRYVGVARAAEMLFTSDPITGEEAVQYGLANHAYPEEQLLENAYKIAGKIAKKESSLHWCGY encoded by the coding sequence GTGGAGTATCTCAAATGGTCTAAGGAGGACAGGGTTGCAACAATTACCATTGCCCGTCCACCGGCTAATGCCCTTGCATCCGGGCTGCTGAAAGAAATTTCAGGGGTTTTGGATGAAATCGAAGGGAATGAAGAAGTCAGGGTTGTCTTAATCCATGGTGAAGGAAAGTTCTTCTCAGCAGGAGCAGATATCAAGGAATTCACAACGATCAAAACGGGCGAAGATTTTGCCAAGCTTGCTGAGTACGGTCAGGATTTGTTCGAACGCATGGAGCATTTTCCAAAGCCTATTATCGCTGCTATCCATGGCGCGGCATTGGGCGGAGGGCTTGAGCTTGCAATGGCCTGCCACTTCCGTCTTGTAGCTGAAAACGCGAAATTGGGATTGCCAGAGCTGCAGCTAGGACTAGTTCCAGGGTTTGCAGGCAGCCAGCGTCTTCCGCGATACGTGGGTGTTGCAAGAGCGGCAGAGATGCTGTTTACAAGTGACCCAATCACAGGTGAGGAAGCAGTCCAATATGGGTTGGCCAATCACGCTTATCCTGAAGAGCAGCTGCTTGAAAACGCATACAAGATTGCCGGGAAAATTGCAAAAAAAGAGTCCAGTCTCCATTGGTGCGGCTATTAA
- a CDS encoding enoyl-CoA hydratase-related protein — translation MGWPITLILKSSCLKTHTRLPGKLQKKSPVSIGAAIKLLNYSKHESFYNGVKEEAKLFGDVFLSEDGQEGIKAFLEKRSPDFKGR, via the coding sequence ATGGGTTGGCCAATCACGCTTATCCTGAAGAGCAGCTGCTTGAAAACGCATACAAGATTGCCGGGAAAATTGCAAAAAAAGAGTCCAGTCTCCATTGGTGCGGCTATTAAACTCTTGAACTATTCCAAGCACGAATCTTTCTACAATGGAGTTAAGGAAGAAGCCAAGCTTTTTGGCGACGTCTTCCTGTCAGAAGACGGCCAGGAGGGAATCAAGGCATTCCTGGAAAAAAGGTCGCCGGATTTTAAAGGCAGATAA
- a CDS encoding electron transfer flavoprotein subunit beta/FixA family protein — protein sequence MNIYVLMKRTFDTEEKITIANGKINEDGAEFIINPYDEYAIEEAIQVRDAQGGEVTVVSVGNEETEKQLRTALAMGADKAVLINIEDDFEDGDQFTTAKILAEYLKDKEADLILGGNVAIDGGSGQVGPRVAEQLGMPYVTTITKLEINGTTATITRDVEGDSEVIETSLPVLVTAQQGLNEPRYPSLPGIMKAKKKPLDELELDDLDLDEDDVEAKTKTIEIYLPPQKEAGKVLQGELADQVKELVNLLHTEAKVV from the coding sequence ATGAATATCTACGTTCTAATGAAAAGGACATTCGATACAGAAGAAAAAATCACGATTGCAAACGGCAAGATCAATGAAGATGGCGCTGAATTCATCATCAATCCTTACGATGAATATGCAATTGAGGAAGCAATCCAGGTAAGAGACGCTCAGGGCGGCGAAGTTACTGTCGTTTCTGTAGGCAATGAAGAAACTGAAAAGCAGCTGCGCACGGCTTTAGCTATGGGAGCAGACAAAGCTGTATTGATCAATATCGAGGATGACTTTGAAGACGGCGACCAGTTCACAACTGCAAAAATCCTTGCTGAATACCTTAAGGATAAGGAAGCTGATCTCATCCTTGGCGGAAATGTCGCAATCGATGGCGGATCAGGCCAGGTAGGCCCTCGTGTGGCTGAACAGTTGGGAATGCCTTATGTAACAACAATTACTAAACTAGAAATCAATGGAACGACTGCTACTATTACTAGGGACGTAGAAGGGGATTCAGAAGTCATTGAGACAAGCCTTCCTGTCCTTGTAACTGCACAGCAAGGCCTGAATGAGCCTCGCTATCCATCTCTTCCGGGAATCATGAAAGCAAAGAAAAAGCCTCTTGATGAGCTTGAGCTTGATGATCTTGATCTGGATGAGGACGATGTAGAAGCTAAGACAAAGACAATTGAAATTTATCTTCCTCCGCAAAAAGAGGCAGGAAAAGTCCTTCAAGGTGAACTTGCCGATCAGGTTAAGGAACTTGTCAACCTGCTTCACACTGAAGCAAAAGTCGTTTAA
- a CDS encoding electron transfer flavoprotein subunit alpha/FixB family protein: MARKVLVLGEARDGQLRNVSFEAIAAAKTVAEGGEVVGVLIGESVNSLGNDLYQYGADKVVAVEEAKLAQYTPDGFSQALMAVIEQENPEGIIFDHTSLGKDLAPKIASKLSSGLISDAVAVEEAGGNLVFTRPIYSGKAFEKKIVTDGLVFATIRPNNIAPLEKDAGKSGEVSTVSADIKDLRTIIKDVVRKATEGVDLSEAKVVVAGGRGVKSEDGFEPLKELADVLGGAVGASRGACDADYCDYSLQIGQTGKVVTPDLYIAAGISGAIQHLAGMSNSKVIVAINKDPEANIFKVADYGIVGDLFEVIPMLTEEFKKLKVNA, encoded by the coding sequence ATGGCGAGAAAAGTATTAGTATTGGGAGAAGCACGTGACGGACAACTAAGAAACGTTTCTTTCGAAGCGATTGCAGCTGCAAAAACAGTTGCTGAGGGCGGAGAAGTAGTTGGAGTATTGATTGGTGAGTCTGTAAATTCATTAGGAAACGACCTATATCAGTATGGTGCCGATAAAGTTGTGGCAGTAGAAGAAGCCAAGCTTGCACAATATACACCAGATGGCTTTTCACAAGCATTAATGGCTGTAATCGAACAGGAAAATCCAGAAGGTATCATTTTTGACCATACTTCACTTGGAAAGGACCTTGCTCCTAAAATCGCAAGCAAATTGAGTTCAGGTTTGATTTCAGATGCAGTAGCAGTTGAAGAAGCAGGCGGAAATCTTGTTTTCACTCGTCCAATCTATTCTGGTAAAGCCTTCGAAAAGAAGATTGTTACCGATGGACTAGTGTTTGCGACGATTCGTCCGAACAATATCGCTCCACTTGAAAAGGATGCAGGGAAATCTGGAGAAGTATCAACTGTTTCAGCTGATATTAAAGATTTAAGAACGATCATTAAGGATGTTGTCCGTAAAGCAACTGAAGGTGTAGACCTTTCCGAAGCCAAAGTTGTTGTAGCAGGCGGGCGCGGTGTAAAGAGCGAAGACGGCTTTGAGCCGCTCAAGGAACTTGCCGACGTTCTTGGCGGAGCAGTAGGAGCTTCACGTGGTGCATGTGACGCTGACTACTGTGACTATTCATTGCAAATCGGCCAGACAGGTAAAGTCGTAACTCCAGACCTGTATATCGCTGCCGGTATCTCAGGAGCAATCCAGCACCTTGCAGGCATGTCCAACTCCAAGGTAATCGTAGCGATTAACAAAGATCCAGAAGCGAATATCTTTAAAGTCGCAGACTACGGTATCGTTGGCGATTTATTCGAAGTTATTCCAATGCTTACTGAAGAATTCAAGAAGCTTAAGGTCAATGCTTAA
- the trxA gene encoding thioredoxin, which translates to MAITHATDATFANETGSGLVLVDFWAPWCGPCKMIAPVLEELDSEMGDKVKIVKLDVDDNQQTAAQYGIMSIPTLLVLKDGQPVDKVVGFQPKEALAGRLEQHI; encoded by the coding sequence ATGGCTATTACACATGCTACTGACGCAACTTTTGCTAACGAAACAGGATCAGGCCTAGTGCTTGTTGATTTTTGGGCACCTTGGTGCGGACCTTGTAAGATGATCGCTCCTGTTCTTGAAGAACTAGATTCAGAAATGGGCGACAAAGTGAAAATCGTAAAGCTTGATGTTGACGACAATCAGCAAACTGCTGCACAATACGGCATCATGAGCATCCCAACGCTACTTGTCCTTAAAGATGGTCAACCAGTTGACAAGGTAGTAGGTTTCCAACCAAAAGAAGCACTTGCAGGCCGCTTGGAGCAACATATCTAA
- a CDS encoding lysylphosphatidylglycerol synthase transmembrane domain-containing protein: MKTTFKKLIAILLITLFLIMTFLYLDAGRLLAEIKAIATSPGVLLFIFSSYSLAFLARGFAWKLYLGNRVRLTTCMYGLFYSLLLNHLLPVKAGDFARIGVMKAREPGITGHEAFNSVIVLRIMDTAILFAMAAAGLAFLELPLNGSVLEWLGVIGFVIIIIVYFKFRSFFDRQLSIMKTAFSGWRGIWIIGLTLFSWMLEAAVIYGVVWSGGNMISFVQAIWVNSITVAGQIFQITPGGIASYEATMVFALGANGIAAENAYTAAVITHGLKYLFSFIVGGIALAAHPVSTNLLKKWTRERGNES; the protein is encoded by the coding sequence ATGAAGACTACCTTTAAAAAACTAATCGCAATTCTGCTGATTACATTATTTTTGATTATGACGTTTTTATATCTTGATGCAGGCAGGCTCCTCGCCGAAATAAAAGCCATCGCAACTAGTCCTGGAGTGCTATTGTTTATTTTTAGCAGTTATTCCCTCGCTTTTTTGGCAAGAGGATTTGCCTGGAAGCTCTATTTGGGCAACAGAGTACGACTTACAACCTGCATGTACGGACTGTTTTATAGCTTGCTGCTGAATCATCTCCTGCCCGTCAAAGCGGGGGATTTTGCGCGGATAGGTGTGATGAAAGCAAGGGAGCCTGGTATTACCGGGCATGAAGCATTTAATTCAGTAATTGTACTTAGGATAATGGATACGGCAATCCTCTTTGCTATGGCAGCGGCTGGACTCGCTTTTCTTGAGCTGCCTTTGAATGGCTCGGTGCTTGAATGGCTCGGTGTAATTGGATTTGTAATCATTATCATTGTTTACTTTAAATTCCGCTCTTTTTTTGACAGACAGCTTTCTATAATGAAAACTGCTTTCTCCGGTTGGCGGGGAATTTGGATTATTGGGTTGACACTCTTTAGCTGGATGCTTGAAGCTGCAGTGATCTATGGGGTTGTATGGAGTGGGGGGAACATGATCAGCTTTGTACAGGCTATCTGGGTAAACAGTATCACTGTTGCGGGGCAGATTTTTCAGATTACACCTGGTGGAATTGCCAGTTATGAGGCCACAATGGTTTTCGCATTGGGAGCTAACGGGATAGCCGCAGAAAACGCATATACAGCTGCGGTGATTACGCATGGACTTAAATATTTATTTTCATTCATCGTTGGAGGGATTGCCTTGGCTGCTCATCCTGTGTCGACGAATTTATTAAAAAAATGGACTAGAGAAAGGGGCAACGAATCATGA
- a CDS encoding alkaline phosphatase family protein yields the protein MKSASKFEKFATRSWNLLNEGKPFTPIFTVGTMVLFHLGEIGNTAGITEFLLALLTVLPLFILYFVYDFPLFLRNYLWIPFVVFIIVWPELNINLLLFAAGLYFFFTVFFWGTFYYHLRIGTSWLNFTRFWKLVLKNSDSTSGNAQEQLPKVFLLLSVWELSFTSLAGAASVPLLEIVLFYGFVLVFAFILHRYLFDWKPKAYESYTKEDGLEVPKNGLSDKVIVIVIDGMRKERFYEANTPFLDQLKENGTEYMNMETLYPARTVVCFSSMFTGTYPFEHGIKSNMVYKLGVNTETIFDSLRKVGKRGRLLGIAHLVDAMGSDVETVTAVMHKDKADTNMLARARKIMDEQDPDLFIVQMIGTDQVGHSRGVLYDDYIEKIEEADALIKDFVQWLEAEGKMENTTLVVCADHGQADGIGGHGHLDEGERFVPFFMHGPHIVRGKKVQEKHSLVSLAPTISYLMGAPYPSSSRGKVLMDAIKAEKDES from the coding sequence ATGAAAAGTGCTTCAAAGTTTGAAAAGTTCGCGACCCGAAGCTGGAATTTACTTAATGAAGGGAAGCCTTTCACGCCAATTTTTACAGTTGGCACCATGGTATTATTTCATCTCGGAGAAATAGGCAATACAGCAGGGATCACAGAGTTTTTACTCGCGCTCTTGACTGTACTACCGTTATTCATTCTTTATTTTGTTTATGATTTTCCACTATTTTTGAGAAACTATTTGTGGATACCATTTGTCGTTTTTATTATTGTTTGGCCTGAACTTAATATTAATCTGCTGCTTTTCGCTGCTGGATTGTACTTCTTCTTTACAGTTTTTTTCTGGGGAACGTTTTATTATCACCTTAGGATCGGTACTTCCTGGCTGAACTTCACGAGATTTTGGAAGCTGGTTTTGAAAAATAGTGACTCCACCAGCGGAAATGCCCAGGAGCAGCTTCCAAAAGTATTCCTGCTGCTCTCTGTTTGGGAACTTTCATTCACTTCATTAGCAGGTGCTGCAAGTGTTCCACTGCTTGAAATTGTCTTGTTTTATGGCTTTGTACTCGTTTTTGCGTTCATTCTTCACAGATATTTATTTGACTGGAAGCCCAAGGCGTATGAGAGCTATACGAAGGAGGATGGGCTGGAAGTACCAAAGAATGGCCTGTCAGATAAGGTCATTGTCATCGTCATCGATGGAATGCGCAAAGAACGCTTTTACGAAGCCAATACACCGTTTCTCGATCAGTTAAAAGAAAATGGTACGGAATACATGAATATGGAAACATTGTATCCTGCAAGAACCGTGGTTTGTTTTAGTTCAATGTTCACAGGAACCTATCCATTTGAGCATGGCATTAAATCAAATATGGTCTATAAGCTCGGGGTCAATACAGAAACCATTTTCGACTCGCTTCGCAAGGTGGGTAAAAGAGGGAGACTTCTTGGCATTGCGCACCTCGTTGATGCGATGGGCAGCGATGTCGAGACAGTTACTGCTGTCATGCATAAGGATAAGGCAGACACAAACATGCTTGCTAGAGCCCGGAAAATCATGGACGAACAGGATCCGGATTTATTCATTGTCCAGATGATCGGTACAGATCAAGTTGGTCATAGCCGAGGCGTCCTTTATGATGACTATATTGAAAAAATTGAAGAAGCTGACGCTCTGATTAAAGACTTTGTCCAATGGCTTGAAGCAGAAGGGAAAATGGAGAACACGACACTTGTAGTCTGTGCAGACCACGGACAGGCTGATGGAATCGGCGGGCACGGACACCTGGATGAAGGAGAACGGTTTGTTCCATTTTTTATGCATGGTCCGCATATTGTCAGGGGGAAGAAAGTCCAGGAAAAACATAGTCTGGTATCCCTGGCTCCCACAATTTCCTATCTTATGGGTGCACCATATCCATCAAGCAGCAGAGGAAAAGTTTTAATGGATGCAATAAAAGCAGAGAAGGATGAGAGTTGA
- a CDS encoding glycosyltransferase family 2 protein, with protein MSKVIVFLPAFNEEESIGEVIGKIPRSFAGADLVEVLVIDDGSTDGTVSEAKKAGADHIISFESNRGLGAAVRKGIEECFRMGADVGVMIDADGEYPAWQIPDIVKPILNGETDYTMGSRFMGTIKGMKFHRRMGNYFFTFLQTLLLRKWLFDGQSGMRAFSRKVLEHAEIIHDYNYAQVLTLNLVRKGFRVLEVPIKYRVRTTGTSFISFKKYMTNVVPAVIREMARPVSRVGGESQSQSKNSRNSDKKVTVIKYD; from the coding sequence TTGAGTAAAGTTATCGTATTTTTGCCGGCTTTCAACGAAGAAGAATCAATTGGTGAAGTCATCGGAAAAATCCCACGCAGTTTTGCCGGTGCTGATCTTGTGGAAGTATTAGTGATTGATGATGGCTCAACTGACGGAACTGTCTCAGAGGCAAAAAAAGCAGGTGCTGACCATATCATAAGCTTTGAAAGTAACCGCGGCCTCGGAGCCGCGGTAAGAAAAGGAATTGAGGAATGTTTTCGCATGGGAGCCGATGTCGGTGTAATGATTGATGCTGATGGTGAATATCCCGCATGGCAAATTCCAGACATTGTTAAGCCGATACTGAATGGCGAAACCGATTATACAATGGGTTCCCGCTTTATGGGCACAATAAAAGGAATGAAATTTCATCGCAGGATGGGGAACTATTTTTTCACATTCCTGCAAACATTGTTGTTGAGAAAGTGGCTGTTTGACGGCCAATCCGGGATGAGGGCTTTTTCACGAAAAGTGCTTGAGCATGCTGAGATCATCCATGATTACAACTATGCGCAGGTCTTGACGCTCAATCTCGTCAGAAAAGGATTCAGGGTGCTAGAAGTACCAATTAAATACAGGGTCAGGACAACTGGAACATCGTTCATTTCATTCAAGAAATATATGACGAATGTTGTACCGGCTGTGATCCGCGAAATGGCGAGACCGGTCTCCAGGGTTGGTGGCGAAAGTCAATCCCAATCTAAAAACAGTAGAAATAGTGACAAAAAAGTGACGGTTATCAAATATGATTGA
- a CDS encoding FTR1 family iron permease, producing the protein MEVQALLITFREVLEALLIIGIITTYLKRTGNPKYTKYVWLGAALAILASIGVAILFQVVFTGFAAMGSEIYLKIGIMIVSTVLLTQMVFWMASHSKDLKGNMEGKMNKFISTGNIVGMVIHSFLVVLREGIETVFFFAAITGGNIGAAMQGWGAITGTLIAVAVSYMFFKGTMKVKLKTFFQITGAFIILISAGLLVQAISMMQDVNIIGSVMYHVYDITWLMPEHPIDYAHYLRDTGVAPLISGDVGIFLKALFGYSSMPSIEEVIAYIGYFSAIYLLTTSRSPKKVKAVENKAAENKQVVLNPQVK; encoded by the coding sequence ATGGAAGTTCAAGCATTATTGATTACTTTTCGTGAAGTATTGGAAGCGTTATTAATCATTGGAATCATCACAACCTACCTAAAGAGAACAGGTAATCCGAAGTATACGAAGTATGTATGGCTAGGGGCAGCGCTTGCGATCCTTGCAAGCATTGGGGTAGCGATCCTGTTCCAGGTAGTATTCACAGGGTTCGCGGCAATGGGCAGTGAGATTTACCTGAAAATAGGGATCATGATTGTGTCGACGGTGCTCTTAACCCAGATGGTATTCTGGATGGCAAGCCACAGTAAAGATCTTAAAGGCAATATGGAAGGCAAAATGAACAAGTTCATTTCGACTGGAAATATTGTCGGTATGGTCATCCATTCATTCCTTGTCGTTTTGCGTGAAGGAATTGAAACGGTCTTTTTCTTTGCGGCAATCACAGGTGGTAACATCGGTGCTGCCATGCAGGGATGGGGAGCAATCACTGGTACGCTGATTGCCGTTGCGGTATCGTACATGTTCTTCAAAGGTACGATGAAGGTTAAGCTTAAGACGTTCTTCCAAATTACTGGAGCATTCATCATCCTGATCTCTGCTGGATTGCTTGTTCAGGCAATTTCAATGATGCAGGATGTCAATATAATCGGCAGCGTCATGTACCATGTGTACGACATAACATGGCTAATGCCTGAACACCCGATCGATTATGCGCATTATCTGCGTGACACCGGCGTCGCGCCGCTTATCTCAGGCGATGTGGGCATCTTCCTGAAGGCGCTGTTTGGATACTCATCAATGCCTTCAATCGAAGAGGTCATTGCCTATATCGGATACTTTTCAGCCATTTATCTGCTGACTACATCACGCAGTCCTAAGAAAGTGAAGGCTGTTGAAAATAAAGCTGCAGAGAATAAGCAAGTAGTCTTGAACCCACAAGTTAAGTAA